From Deltaproteobacteria bacterium:
GTCGCGGAGCATCTTCCCCATCACGCGGGTCGCCTCCGCCGTGGCGCCCCCCGGCTTCGGAACCGGGACGGCGTACTCCCGGTAATCGGGCATCGCGAGGTCCTTGAGCAGGATGCCCCCGTTGGCGTGCGGGTTGGCCCCCATCCGCTGGTTTCCCTCCGGGGGGAGCGCCGCGAGTTCCGGCCGCAACCGGCCGCCCTCGTCGAAGAGCTCCTCCGGCCGGTACCCCTTCATCCACTCCTCCAGCAACCGGAGGTGGTCGGGCTTTCGCGCCATGTCGCCGAAGGGGACCTGGTGGGACCTCCAGGAGCCTTCCGTCTGCTTCCCGTCGACGGTTTTCGGCCCCGTCCATCCTTTCGGCGTCTTGAGGATGATCATCGGCCACCGGGGACGCGCCGTCTTCCCCGCGGTGCGCGCCTCCCGCTGGATGGAACGGATCTCCGCGACCACGGTGTCCATCGTCGTCGCCATCTTCCGGTGCATTGTCGCGGGGTCGTCCCCTTCGATGAAGTGCGTCGCGTACCCGTAGCCGGCGAACAGATTGGCGAGCTCCTCCGGTGGGATCCTCGCGAGGATCGTCGGATTGGCGATCTTGTACCCGTTGAGGTGCAGGATCGGCAAGACCGCCCCGTCGGTCGCGGCGTTCAAGAACTTGTTGGAGTGCCAGGACGCGGCGAGCGGCCCGGTCTCCGCCTCGCCGTCGCCGACGACGCACGCCGCGATCAGGTCGGGGTTGTCGAAGACCGCCCCGAACGCGTGGGAGAGGGCGTACCCCAGCTCGCCTCCCTCGTGGATCGATCCCGGGGTCTCGGGGGCCACATGGCTGGGGATCCCGCCGGGAAAGGAGAATTGCCGGAACAACTTCCGCATCCCCTCTTCGTTTCGTGGGACGTCGGGGTACACCTCGCTGTAGGTCCCCTCCAGCCAGGTGTTCGCCACCATGGCCGGGCCGCCGTGCCCCGGACCCGCGATATAGATCATGTTCAGGTCGTTCGCCCGGATCACCCGGTTCAGGTGGACGTAAATGAAGTTGAGCCCCGGGGTGGTCCCCCAGTGGCCGAGCAGCCGCGGCTTCACGTGTTCCAGCCGGAGAGGCTCCCGCAGCAGCGGGTTGTCGAGCAGGTAGATCTGGCCCACGGAGAGGTAGTTGGCCGCGCGCCAGTAGGCGTCCATCCGTTCGAGCTCCTGTTCCGCCAAGTGACTTTCCCCGGGGTTTGATGGCCCAACGGGTTGCTTCATCGCAATTCCTCCGACCCGACGTTTTTCCCGATGCACGCGATTGTCTGCAGGGCGATCTCGAGCTCTTCGTTCGTCGGGATGACGAGGACCTTGACCGGCATCCCTTCCCGCTGGATCTCCCGGGACTCCTTGGATGGAGATCCGTTTCTCGCTTCGTCGACGGCGATCCCGAGCAGCGAAAGCCCCT
This genomic window contains:
- a CDS encoding phosphoketolase family protein, translated to MKQPVGPSNPGESHLAEQELERMDAYWRAANYLSVGQIYLLDNPLLREPLRLEHVKPRLLGHWGTTPGLNFIYVHLNRVIRANDLNMIYIAGPGHGGPAMVANTWLEGTYSEVYPDVPRNEEGMRKLFRQFSFPGGIPSHVAPETPGSIHEGGELGYALSHAFGAVFDNPDLIAACVVGDGEAETGPLAASWHSNKFLNAATDGAVLPILHLNGYKIANPTILARIPPEELANLFAGYGYATHFIEGDDPATMHRKMATTMDTVVAEIRSIQREARTAGKTARPRWPMIILKTPKGWTGPKTVDGKQTEGSWRSHQVPFGDMARKPDHLRLLEEWMKGYRPEELFDEGGRLRPELAALPPEGNQRMGANPHANGGILLKDLAMPDYREYAVPVPKPGGATAEATRVMGKMLRDVMKRNREARNFRVMGPDETASNRLDALFEETDRTWMAATLPGDDHLSPDGRVMEILSEHTCQGWLEGYLLTGRHGLFSCYEAFIHLVDSMFNQHAKWLKITTTEIPWRRPIASLNYLLTSHVWQQDHNGFSHQDPGFIDHVVNKKGNVIRVYLPPDANCLLYVTDKVLRSRNRINVIVAGKQPSPQWLDMDAAIHHCTAGIGIWKWASNDEGAEPDVVMACAGDVPTLETLAAVDLIRRLLPDLRVRVVNVVDLMTLQPREEHPHGLTDKEFDSLFTTDKPILFAYHGYPWLIHRLTYRRTNHKNLHVRGYKEEGTTTTPFDMVVRNDLDRFHLVNDVIDRVPGLAAHAAYTKQALRDKLIEHRQYITLHGEDMPEVREWTWPY